The DNA region GGCACCCGCGAGATCGCGGATGATGTCGGCGGCCGGCCGTAAGCTGTGGCCGGTTGCGCGACGGGCGCGCGCCGCGGGTGCGGGAGGGATGATGCGGGTCTCGTGGGATCAGGTCTTCGCGTGGCGGGTGCGGCGGCAATTCGTGGATCCGCGCACCAAAGGCGATGCCGTCGCCGTGGCCGAGCGGCTGTGCGGGATTCAGGCGCAGGTGACCTCGGCGGCCGAAACCGCGGTGGCGCTGCGACGTTCGGCCGGTGAGCCGGGAGCCGTGGTGCGGGCGCTGCGGGAGGGCACGCTGCTGAAGACCTGGGCGATGCGCGGCACGTTGCACGCGCTGCCGCCCGAACTGGGCGCGGCGGCGCTCTCGCTCATGGGCTCGGCCCGGACCTGGGAGAAGCCCGCGTGGACCAAGGCATCCGGGGCGACACCCGAGGATGTGGCCGCACTGGTGAAGGCGGTCGGCGGGATTCTCGATGGACAGGTCCTCACCCGGGACGAGCTGGTGACCGCGCTGATCGCCGAACCGCGCTTCCAGCCCTTGGAGCAGCATCTGCGCTCGGGGTGGGGTTCCATGCTCAAGCCGCTGGCCTGGCAGGGCGCGCTCTGTTACGGCCCGGCACGCGGTACTTCGGTCACCTTCACCAATCCCGCGCACGTTGTGCCGGGCTGGTCCGGGATACCCGGCCCGGATGACGCCGCGCCGGTCGTCATTCGCGCGTATCTCGGCGCGTACGGACCGGCGACGCCGGAGATCTTCAACACCTGGCTGACCCGTGGGTTCCTGAGCAAACCGACTGTGCGCCGCTGGTTTTCGGTCCTGGGTGACGAGCTGACCGAGATCGAGGTGGATGGCCGGTCCGGCTACTTCCTCACCGAGCACCTCGATCAGCTGGCCGCGACGAAACCGACCTCTGCCGTCCATCTCCTCGGCCAGTTCGACCAGTACGTCCTCGGGCCCGGCACCGGCGACACCGCCCTGCTGCCCGGCGACCATCGGGCCAAGGTCAGCCGTACCGCGGGCTGGATCTCACCGCTGGTTCTGATCGGCGGCAAGATCGCGGGAACCTGGGAGGTCGAGGAGGAAGCCCTGGTGGTGTCCATGTTCGATGGCACGCCGGTGCCGACCACCGAGATCACGGCTCAGCTATCGACCCTCGCGAAGGCGACTGGTCAGCAGGTGACGACGGTTCGGGCCACCTGACTGCATCAGCGTGATTCGTCGACCGGTTGCACCCAGACCCACCACAGGCTCTCGGCAATGGTGATGGGAATGGTGCGCCCGTCCATGGTCACCTGGGCCGCACCCGCGCGGTCGGCGCGGCCGTAGGCCCACCCGACCCCGTCCGGGTTCTCGCCGAAGCCGAGGACGTAGGCGGAATCGCGACCCCGCAGGGCGATGAACTCGCCTGCGCCCAGGCTCATTCCGGCGTGCCAGGCGTCGTCCTCCCCGAGGTACAGCTCCTCGAGATTCACCTCGACGCCGTCGCCATTGGTGTCGACCAGCGCGAAGGCGACCGCGCCATTGCTCGCCAGGGCCAGGACGCGGGCATGCCGGCTCCACCCGCCGACGGCGAGGACGGTGTCCGGACTCGGCTGCGCGGGTTCGGTTTTCTCAGTGGTGTGCGACATCATCACCCTTCTTACCCTCGGGAAGGTGACCGGTCCATCTCCGGCAGCAGGGCCGGGTCGTGCGCGCCGGGGCCCAATTGCGGTCGCAGGTCCTTGACCGTGAGGTGGTCGCCGCATTCCGAGCACACCGGCTGCACCGTGATCACGTGGCCACAGCCCTTGTGCACGGTCTGGATCGGCGGGCCGTCGGGTGCGGCCCATTCGTCGCCCCACTGCCGCATGGCCAACACGACCGTCCAGAGCGCGCGGCCCTTGTCGGTGAGCCGGTAGTCGTAGCGGACCGGGTTGTCCTGGTACGGGGTTTTCGCGAGCACGCCCTGTTCGACGAGGTGTTCCAGGCGCTGGGTCAAGACATTGCGGGCGATGCCCAGGCGGGAGCGGAAGTCGTCGAAGCGGGTGATGCCGAACAGGGCGTCGCGGATGATCAGCGGGGTCCACCACTCGCCGACCACCTCCAGGCATTGGGCGATGGAGCAGTTCATGTCCTCGAAGCTGGTTCGCCGCATGACTCCAGCATAGTCGGTTGCTTGAAGAGACCCACTCGCCTATGGTCAGTCTCATGATGCAACTCACTGGCCGCTGCGCCTCGACACATGGGGGAGAGCGATGAATGCCGTTGTCACACAGGAAGAACGGCGGGCGGTCGATTCGCGGGTGGTGCTCGGCATCGTCGCGGTCGCGGTCCTGCTGTCCAGCCTGGACCTGTTCATCGTCAATGTGGCGCTGCCGCGGATCGCCGAGGATTTTTCCGGCGCGCGCATCTCGGGCCTGTCGTGGGTGCTCAACGCGTACGCGATCGTCTACGCCGCGCTGCTGGTGCCGGCCGGGCGACTCGGTGACCGCAACGGACACAAGATGACCTTCCTGACCGGCCTCGGCGTCTTCGTGCTCGGGTCGGCGTTGTGCGCGGTGGCCCCGAACACCGGGGCCCTGGTCGCGTTCCGGGTCGTGCAGGCCGCCGGCGCGGCACTGCTCACCCCGTCCTCGCTGGGGCTGCTCCTGGCGGCGACACCGGCCGAACGGCGGGCGACCGCGGTGCGGCTGTGGGTCGCCTTCGGCGGTCTGGGTGCGGCACTGGGCCCGGTGCTGGGCGGCTTGCTCGTCGAACTGCATTGGCGCTGGGTGTTTCTGGTGAACGTGCCGCTGGGGATCATCGCGCTGGTGGTGGGCCTGCGGCTGCTGCCGCGGCCCGCGGGCACCGGCGGGCCACTGCCCGACGGGGTCGGCGCGCTGTCGCTGATCGCATCGGTGGGATCGCTGATTCTCGCGGTGGTGAAGGGGCAGGACTGGGGCTGGGGATCGGCCGGTGTGCTCGGCGCGATCGCGGCGACCCTGGTCTTCGCGGCGGTCTTCGTGATCTCTTCCCGTCGCCACCACAGCCCCGTCGTCGATCCGGGCCTGCTGCGGGTCCCGAATTTCACTGTCGTGCTCGCCAATTCGCTGCTGTTCAACTTCGCCTTCGCGGGCATGCTGCTCTCGGCGGTGCTGTGGATGCAGAACGTCTGGGGTGGTCGGCTCTGAAGACCGGTCTCGGCATCGCACCCGGGCCCTTGGTCGTGCCGGTGGTGGCGATCGCGGCGGGACCGTTCATCGCCCGGGTGGGTGTGGGCCGAGTCCTGGCCCTCGGCGGGCTGGCGTTCGCGGCCGGAACCATCTGGTGGGCGCAGGCCGTCGCGCTGCACGCGAACTACGCGAGCGGCTTGCTCGCCGGCATGCTGCTGACCGGACTCGGCGTCGGCCTGACCCTGCCGACCGGCACCGCCGCCGGCACCTCGGGCCTGCCTCCCCAGCAGTTCGCGACCGGCTCGGCGGTGCTGACCATGGCCCGGCAGCTCGGAATGGCCGTGGGAGTCGCGGTGCTGGTGGCCGTGCTGGGTTCGCCGCTGGGCGGGCCGGCGACCCTGGACGCGTTCCGGCACGGCTGGTACGTGATCGCGGGCGCATCCGTGGCGGCGGGCGTGCTGGGCCTGGTCGTGCGCATGCCCAAGCCCGCGATCACAACCGGCTAGACCCGGACCCGTGCGGATTCGGCGAGCAGCTCGACGATCTCGGCGGTGGTGCCCGTCTCGCCGAGTCGCGGGAAGATCCGTTCGACGCTGTTGCGATGGGCGTCCATGTCCAGGTCGGACATGGCGTCCGTCGCGAGCGTCACGTGGTAGCCGTGCTCGTAGGCGGCCCGGGCGGTCGACTCCACGCCGAGGCTGGTGGTCAACCCGGCGAGCACGATGTGGGTGACACCGCGGCGGCGTAGTTGCAGGTCGAGGTCGGTGCCGTGGAAAGCGCCCCACGCCCGCTTGGTCACCGTGACGTCGTCGGGATGGCCGCTCAGCTCGTCGACGATGTCGTCCCAGCCCGCGGGCGGGGAACCCGGGTGCCGCGGAATCTCGTTGCGCCCCGGCGGCGCATCCGATCCGTCCGCGCGCGCCGTGACCCGCACCAGGACGACCGGGGCATGGTGTTCGCGAAAGGCCCGGGCCAATTCGACTGTGCGAGCGACCACCTCGGGGCCGGAGTAGGGGACCGTGGGCGCGGCCACGAGGGCATTCTGCACATCGATGACGACCAGGGCGGTCGAAGAATCCAGAGCGGTGACCGTCATGAGATCGCGCCTTTCTGCGACAGGGCATGGGAAGTAGTCGCGGCCGGAGGCGCGGGTTCGGGGCGGCGGGGGAGCAGCAGCGGGCTGGCCAGGATCAGCAGGCCCGCGACCGCGAGGGCGGTGCGGGGGCTGGTCACGCTCGCGAGCAGTCCGCCGAGGGCGCTGAGGACCGCGATGGCGGCGCCGCTGCCGATCGACCAGGCCGAGAGGGTGCGGGCGATGCGGTCTTTCGGCGTGTGTTCGAGTCGATAGGTGGCCAGTACCGGGTTGTACAGGCTCATGCTGATGATGATCGCGAGCTCGACGACGATCACGGTCAGCAGGCCCGGGACACCGGGCTGCACGAAGACGAGGCCGATCAACCAGATGGCGCGCAGCGCGCCGACGGTGCGCAAGACGCGGATTTGGCCGTAGCGCTTCACGACTCGGCCCGCCAGGCGTGAGCCGACCAGGCCGCCGAGGCAGGGCGCGGCGAAGGCGAGGCCGTATTGCCAAGGGCTGAAGCCGAGTTCGCGCAGCAGCAGGACGGCCAGCAGCGGTTCGGTGGCCATGATCAGTCCGCTGACGAGCAACTGGTTGAGGTAGAGGGCCCGCAGACCGGGATGATTCAGTAGGTGCCGCCAGCCTTCGAGCAGGTCGGCGATGCGCAGCGGGCTCGCGCTGTTCCGCTGCGGGCGTTCTTCGCTGCCTCGGATCGCGGTGACTGCGAAGGCCGACAGCAGGTAGCTCAGCGCATCGGCGATCACGGTGACGACCGGTCCGAATATGCCGATCGCCGCGCCGCCCAGCGGTGGACCGACTGCGATGGAACTCCAATTGGTCGACTCGAATCTCGAATTCGCGACCAGCAGATCGTCCGGGCGGACGAGAGCCTTCAGATACGCACCGCTCGCGGCGCCGAAGGCGATCTTGGCCGCCGCGATCACGGCCGAGACGATCATCAGCTGAATGAACCCGAGGTGGCCGAGGGCGTAGGCGATCGGGATCGTCGCCATGACCGCGAAACGCAGCAGATCCATCGCGATCATCACCGGTCGTTTGCGCTGGAACTCGACCCACGGGCCGAGCGGCAACGCGACCAGCGCGCCCACCGCGGGCCCCACCGCCGCCAGCGCGGACACCTGAATGGGGCTGGCATGCAACACCGTGACGGCGATCAGCGGTAGTGCGCCGAATCCGAGCCCGGAGCCGTAGGCGCTGACCGCGTAAGAGGCCCACAGCCATCCGAATTCGCGGCCCAGGTCTCGTCTGGCCATCACGTTGTGTACCTCCCGAACAACCCGCTGTTGACAGCGGTGATCCAAGCAAGGCGGGGAAGGCCGGATCAAACAACCGATCGATCGGCGAGCCACAACCAACCGTTGTGGGCGTACGGTGATCCGGTGGATCTTACCGGCGTGCGCACCTT from Nocardia tengchongensis includes:
- a CDS encoding helix-turn-helix domain-containing protein; this encodes MRRTSFEDMNCSIAQCLEVVGEWWTPLIIRDALFGITRFDDFRSRLGIARNVLTQRLEHLVEQGVLAKTPYQDNPVRYDYRLTDKGRALWTVVLAMRQWGDEWAAPDGPPIQTVHKGCGHVITVQPVCSECGDHLTVKDLRPQLGPGAHDPALLPEMDRSPSRG
- a CDS encoding isochorismatase family protein yields the protein MTVTALDSSTALVVIDVQNALVAAPTVPYSGPEVVARTVELARAFREHHAPVVLVRVTARADGSDAPPGRNEIPRHPGSPPAGWDDIVDELSGHPDDVTVTKRAWGAFHGTDLDLQLRRRGVTHIVLAGLTTSLGVESTARAAYEHGYHVTLATDAMSDLDMDAHRNSVERIFPRLGETGTTAEIVELLAESARVRV
- a CDS encoding MFS transporter, whose product is MDAERLGWSALKTGLGIAPGPLVVPVVAIAAGPFIARVGVGRVLALGGLAFAAGTIWWAQAVALHANYASGLLAGMLLTGLGVGLTLPTGTAAGTSGLPPQQFATGSAVLTMARQLGMAVGVAVLVAVLGSPLGGPATLDAFRHGWYVIAGASVAAGVLGLVVRMPKPAITTG
- a CDS encoding MFS transporter, giving the protein MARRDLGREFGWLWASYAVSAYGSGLGFGALPLIAVTVLHASPIQVSALAAVGPAVGALVALPLGPWVEFQRKRPVMIAMDLLRFAVMATIPIAYALGHLGFIQLMIVSAVIAAAKIAFGAASGAYLKALVRPDDLLVANSRFESTNWSSIAVGPPLGGAAIGIFGPVVTVIADALSYLLSAFAVTAIRGSEERPQRNSASPLRIADLLEGWRHLLNHPGLRALYLNQLLVSGLIMATEPLLAVLLLRELGFSPWQYGLAFAAPCLGGLVGSRLAGRVVKRYGQIRVLRTVGALRAIWLIGLVFVQPGVPGLLTVIVVELAIIISMSLYNPVLATYRLEHTPKDRIARTLSAWSIGSGAAIAVLSALGGLLASVTSPRTALAVAGLLILASPLLLPRRPEPAPPAATTSHALSQKGAIS
- a CDS encoding MFS transporter, whose translation is MNAVVTQEERRAVDSRVVLGIVAVAVLLSSLDLFIVNVALPRIAEDFSGARISGLSWVLNAYAIVYAALLVPAGRLGDRNGHKMTFLTGLGVFVLGSALCAVAPNTGALVAFRVVQAAGAALLTPSSLGLLLAATPAERRATAVRLWVAFGGLGAALGPVLGGLLVELHWRWVFLVNVPLGIIALVVGLRLLPRPAGTGGPLPDGVGALSLIASVGSLILAVVKGQDWGWGSAGVLGAIAATLVFAAVFVISSRRHHSPVVDPGLLRVPNFTVVLANSLLFNFAFAGMLLSAVLWMQNVWGGRL
- a CDS encoding winged helix DNA-binding domain-containing protein, which translates into the protein MMRVSWDQVFAWRVRRQFVDPRTKGDAVAVAERLCGIQAQVTSAAETAVALRRSAGEPGAVVRALREGTLLKTWAMRGTLHALPPELGAAALSLMGSARTWEKPAWTKASGATPEDVAALVKAVGGILDGQVLTRDELVTALIAEPRFQPLEQHLRSGWGSMLKPLAWQGALCYGPARGTSVTFTNPAHVVPGWSGIPGPDDAAPVVIRAYLGAYGPATPEIFNTWLTRGFLSKPTVRRWFSVLGDELTEIEVDGRSGYFLTEHLDQLAATKPTSAVHLLGQFDQYVLGPGTGDTALLPGDHRAKVSRTAGWISPLVLIGGKIAGTWEVEEEALVVSMFDGTPVPTTEITAQLSTLAKATGQQVTTVRAT